GCTTCGCTCAGATGGCCCAGCTCACGGTTGGCGTCAGCGGCGGCCTGTTTGACCATGGCCAGACCGACCACCAGCTTCGGGTAATGCGAGATCGGAACGCCGGAGAGACGGAAGTTGTTCACCGCTCGCAGGGTCTGGATGCCGTAGTACGCTTGAGCCGGTACTTCGAGGGAGCCAAGCAGGTCGTTTTCTGTGCGGAAAGATGCAGCGGAGGACATGATAGAAATCATCTCGATATGGACCCGGTCTGTGCCGGAACGCTGCGAATGCTAGGCTTGTGGGAATTTTTGGGCCAATGCTGTTAAACACTGCCCTATGCGCATTCGGCATAATGCCCGTGTGACGCCGCTCGCGCGGCAGACGTGTGACCTATTTTGGTGCGCCCCGGAGGGTGTGATGAATCTGGAAAGCAAATGGCTTGAGGACTTCAGTGCCCTGGCCGCCACCCGCAGCTTCTCGCAGGCGGCTGAACGGCGCTTCGTGACCCAGCCTGCGTTCAGCCGACGGATCCGCAGCCTGGAGGCCGCGCTGGGGCTGACCCTGGTCAACCGTTCGCGCACGCCCATCGAGCTGACGGCGGCGGGGCAACTGTTCCTCGTGACGGCGCGCACGGTGGTCGAACAGCTCGGCGAAGTGCTGCGCCACCTGCACCATCTGGAGGGTGGGCAGGGCGAGGTGATCCAGGTGGCGGCGGCGCACTCCCTGGCGCTGGGCTTCTTTCCGCGCTGGATCGCGCAGTTGCGCAACGAAGGCCTGAACATCGCCACGCGGTTGGTGGCGACCAACGTCGGCGACGCCGTGCATGCCCTGCGCGAAGGCGGCTGCGACCTGATGCTGGCCTTCTATGACCCGGATGCGGCGATGCAGATGGACGCGGACATCTTCCCGTCGCTGCACCTGGGCCACACCGAAATGCTGCCGGTGTGCGCGGCGGACGCCAACGGCCGGCCGCTGTTCGACCTGGAAGGCGAGGCGAGCGTGCCGCTGCTGGCCTACAGCGCGGGGGCGTTCCTGGGGCGTTCGGTGAACGGCCTGCTGCGCCAGCGCCAATTGCGCTTCACCACCGTCTACGAGACCGCCATGGCCGACAGCCTCAAGAGCATGGCGCTCGAAGGCCTGGGGATCGCCTGGGTGCCGCAGTTGAGCGTGCGCGCCGAACTGGCCCGCGGCGAACTGGTGATCTGCGGCGGCCCGCAGTGGCATGTGCCGCTGGAGATCCGCCTGTACCGCTGCGCGCTGGTGCGCAAAGCCAACGTGCGGCTGCTGTGGCGCAAGCTCGAGGGCGGAGCCGCGCAAACGGCTTGAGCCCACCCGACAACCGTGTGGGAGCTGGCTTGCCGGCGAAAGCAGCGGGTCAGGCAACCTCTGCATTGACGGGGCAGACGCCATCGCTTGCAAGTCGAGTCGTCGCACCGCAGCTCCCACAGGGATCGAGCGGTGCGCAAGCACTGACCTTCGGGTCAATAAAACCGGGGCTTTGCGGCAGATGACAGATGGTCGAGACGGGGGCTGTTTATTGGCTTCTTTGCGGTATACTGCGCGGCCTTCGGCCGGTTTGTCCGGCCATTTTCCGTACAATCAAGCCACGCAACTTGCGTGGCTTGTTGTTTTTGACGCGCCTGCGGGCGCCCAGAGAGAAGAGGCGCGACGATGAGTGCACTGGTTGGCGTGATCATGGGCTCCAAGTCCGATTGGTCCACCCTTAGCCACACCGCCGATATGCTGGAAAAGCTCGGCATCCCCTACGAGGTGAAAGTGGTTTCCGCCCACCGCACCCCGGACCTGCTGTTCCAGTACGCCGAAGAGGCCGAAGGCCGCGGCATCGAGGTGATCATCGCCGGTGCCGGCGGTGCGGCGCACCTGCCGGGCATGTGCGCGGCCAAGACCCACTTGCCGGTGCTGGGCGTGCCGGTGCAGTCGGCCATGCTCTCGGGCGTCGATTCGCTGCTGTCGATCGTGCAGATGCCGGCCGGCGTTCCGGTCGCCACCCTGGCCATCGGCAAGGCCGGCGCGATCAACGCCGCGCTGCTGTCGGCCAGCATCCTGGGCGCCAAGCACCCGCAGTTCCACGCGGTGCTGAAGACCTTCCGCGCCGAGCAGACTGACAGCGTCCTGGACAATCCAGACCCACGCATTGCCTGAGGTTGTTGAGATGAAGATCGGTGTGATCGGTGGCGGCCAGTTGGGCCGCATGCTGGCCCTGGCGGGCACCCCGCTGGGCATGAACTTCGCTTTCCTGGATCCTGCGCCGGACGCCTGTGCCGCCGCGCTGGGCGAACACCTGCGGGCCGACTACGGCGATCAGGACCACCTGCGCCAACTGGCCGATGAAGTCGACCTGGTGACCTTCGAGTTCGAAAGCGTCCCGGCCGAGACCGTGGCGTTCCTCTCCCAGTTCGTGCCGGTGTACCCGAGCGCCGAAGCCTTGCGCATCGCCCGCGACCGCTGGTTCGAGAAGAGCATGTTCAAGGAGCTGGGGATTCCGACCCCGGCGTTCGCCGACATCCAGTCGCAGGCCGATCTGGACGCCGCCGTGGCGGCCATCGGCCTGCCGGCCGTGCTCAAGACCCGCACCCTGGGCTACGACGGCAAGGGCCAGAAGGTCCTGCGCACGCCTGAGGATGTGGCCGGCACGTTCGCCGAGCTGGGCAGCGTGGCCTGCCTGCTGGAAGGCTTCGTGCCGTTCACCGGCGAAGTCTCGCTGATCGCCGTGCGCGCCCGTGACGGGGAGACCCGGTTCTACCCGCTGGTGCACAACACCCACGACAGCGGCATCCTCAAGCTGTCGGTGGCCAGCACCGATCACCCGTTGCAGGCCCTGGCCGAAGACTACTCCAGCCGTGTGCTGACCAAGCTGAACTACGTCGGCGTGATGGCGTTCGAGTTCTTCGAGGTCGACGGCGGCCTGAAGGCCAACGAAATCGCCCCGCGGGTGCACAACTCCGGGCACTGGACCACCGAAGGCGCCGAGTGCAGCCAGTTCGAGAACCACCTGCGGGCGGTGGCCGGCCTGCCGCTGGGCTCGACCGCCAAGGTCGGCGAGAGCGCGATGCTCAACTTCATCGGCAAGGTGCCGGAGACCGAGAAAGTGCTGGCCATCGCCGATTGCCACCTGCACCACTACGGCAAGGCGTTCAAGGCCGGGCGCAAGGTCGGCCACGCCAACCTGCGCTGTGCCGACAAGGCGACCCTGGCGCAGCAGATCCTCAAGGTCGAGGCGCTGATCGCCGAGTGACGAGAGTTTCATCTGGCGGCGGCGGAACCTTCGGGGGCCGCCGTTCTCTGATGGCAGGATGCCAAAGTCTGGCTAGGCTATAGCCAATCAATCAGAGGGAAATGCCATGGGAATTATCGGTACCATCTTCATCGGCCTGATCGTCGGCCTGCTGGCGCGGTTCCTCAAGCCGGGCGACGACAGCATGGGCTGGATCATGACCATCCTGCTGGGTATCGGCGGTTCGCTGGCGGCCACCTACGGCGGCCAGGCCCTGGGCATTTACCACGCAGGCCAGGCCGCCGGCTTCTTCGGCGCGCTGGTCGGCGCGATCATCCTGCTGGTGATCTACGGCCTGATCAAAAAGAGCTGATCCAAAGCGACAAGGCCCTTCCCGCAGGTCCTGCGGGAAGGGCCGCAATGCTCGGCGATCCGCGGTTCCTTCCTTTCACGAGCATTCTCAACGAGCCCCTTCATGCGTCGTCTTCTGTTGACTCTCCTTTTGCTGGGCAGCGGTCTGGCCCACGCCGGCGAACTGCCGGAAACCGACTGGCTGGAACTGATGCCCAAGTCGGACCAGAAAGCCCTCGAAGCCATGCCCGAAATCGACCACAACTCCCCGGAGGCCAACGGCACCTTCACCCAGAAGGGCGGGATGAAACAGGCCAAGGGCCTGCCGGCGGTGATGTATTCGACCAAGACCGTGGCGTCGATGAACGACAAGCGCATCCGCATCGGCGGCTATCCGGTGCCGCTGGAGTCGGACGCCAAGGGCCGCAGCACGCTGTTCTTCCTGGTGCCGTACCCGGGCGCCTGCATCCACGTGCCGCCACCGCCGCCCAACCAATTGGTGCTGGTGCGCTATCCCAAGGGCCTGAAGCTGGACGACATCTACACGCCGCTGTGGGTGACCGGCACGCTGAAGGTCGAGAAGGTCAGCAATGACCTGGCCGACGCAGCGTATGCGCTGGATGCGGACAAGGTGAAGGTGGTGCAGGAATCGGATCTCTGATCAACCCGCCAAACCACTGCGGGAGCCAGGCTGCTGGCGATTGCGTCGTGTCAGTCGATTCATCGTCAACTGACAGACCGCTATCGCCAGCAGGCTGGCTCCCGCAAGTGGGGTGAATCAGAGAGGCTCGCTGCCGATGCTCACGCCCAGGGTGTGGCTGGCGCCCGGCGCCAGGTTCACGATGTTGTCCATTACGTTCGCGGTTTCGATGCACAGCATGCGCTGCCAGCCGTCGTCGGCCATGTCGCTGAACGCGGCGGCGCGGTCGATCCAAGGGTTCCAGATCACGGCGGTGCGCGAGCCGGTGGCGTTCAGCACGATGCGCCGTTCCCAGGCCGGGTCGTTGATGCTCAGTCGCGGCGGCGCGTCGAGGTAGATGCGGTCGGTTTCCCCGGTGAACTGCAGGTCGCCTTTCTGGGTGACGGTTTTCCAGTCGTCCAGGGTCTCGATGTAACGGAGGCCGTCCACGCCTTCGACCTTGACGTCGCGCACGTCGCTGACCGCGAAGTACGTGTGCAGC
This Pseudomonas ekonensis DNA region includes the following protein-coding sequences:
- a CDS encoding LysR substrate-binding domain-containing protein, which produces MNLESKWLEDFSALAATRSFSQAAERRFVTQPAFSRRIRSLEAALGLTLVNRSRTPIELTAAGQLFLVTARTVVEQLGEVLRHLHHLEGGQGEVIQVAAAHSLALGFFPRWIAQLRNEGLNIATRLVATNVGDAVHALREGGCDLMLAFYDPDAAMQMDADIFPSLHLGHTEMLPVCAADANGRPLFDLEGEASVPLLAYSAGAFLGRSVNGLLRQRQLRFTTVYETAMADSLKSMALEGLGIAWVPQLSVRAELARGELVICGGPQWHVPLEIRLYRCALVRKANVRLLWRKLEGGAAQTA
- the purE gene encoding 5-(carboxyamino)imidazole ribonucleotide mutase, translating into MSALVGVIMGSKSDWSTLSHTADMLEKLGIPYEVKVVSAHRTPDLLFQYAEEAEGRGIEVIIAGAGGAAHLPGMCAAKTHLPVLGVPVQSAMLSGVDSLLSIVQMPAGVPVATLAIGKAGAINAALLSASILGAKHPQFHAVLKTFRAEQTDSVLDNPDPRIA
- a CDS encoding GlsB/YeaQ/YmgE family stress response membrane protein, which encodes MGIIGTIFIGLIVGLLARFLKPGDDSMGWIMTILLGIGGSLAATYGGQALGIYHAGQAAGFFGALVGAIILLVIYGLIKKS
- a CDS encoding 5-(carboxyamino)imidazole ribonucleotide synthase, which translates into the protein MKIGVIGGGQLGRMLALAGTPLGMNFAFLDPAPDACAAALGEHLRADYGDQDHLRQLADEVDLVTFEFESVPAETVAFLSQFVPVYPSAEALRIARDRWFEKSMFKELGIPTPAFADIQSQADLDAAVAAIGLPAVLKTRTLGYDGKGQKVLRTPEDVAGTFAELGSVACLLEGFVPFTGEVSLIAVRARDGETRFYPLVHNTHDSGILKLSVASTDHPLQALAEDYSSRVLTKLNYVGVMAFEFFEVDGGLKANEIAPRVHNSGHWTTEGAECSQFENHLRAVAGLPLGSTAKVGESAMLNFIGKVPETEKVLAIADCHLHHYGKAFKAGRKVGHANLRCADKATLAQQILKVEALIAE
- a CDS encoding DUF3299 domain-containing protein, whose protein sequence is MRRLLLTLLLLGSGLAHAGELPETDWLELMPKSDQKALEAMPEIDHNSPEANGTFTQKGGMKQAKGLPAVMYSTKTVASMNDKRIRIGGYPVPLESDAKGRSTLFFLVPYPGACIHVPPPPPNQLVLVRYPKGLKLDDIYTPLWVTGTLKVEKVSNDLADAAYALDADKVKVVQESDL